A section of the Bos indicus isolate NIAB-ARS_2022 breed Sahiwal x Tharparkar chromosome 26, NIAB-ARS_B.indTharparkar_mat_pri_1.0, whole genome shotgun sequence genome encodes:
- the NPM3 gene encoding nucleoplasmin-3 isoform X1: protein MAAGAAAALTFLDQESRVRAGGVGSLQVPAPVTMDSFFFGCELSGHTRSFTFKVEEEDDAEHVLALTMLCLTEGAKDECNVVEVVARNHDHQEIAVPVANLKLSCQPMLSLDDFQLQPPVTFRLKSGSGPVRITGRHQIVTISNDLSEEESEEDGSEEEEAELCPVLPAKKLGRRL, encoded by the exons ATGGCAGCTGGCGCAGCGGCCGCCTTGACGTTTTTGGATCAGGAGAGCCGAGTCCGAGCTGGGGGGGTAGGCAGTCTGCAAGTCCCGGCCCCGGTCACCATGGACAGTTTCTTTTTCG GCTGTGAGCTCTCAGGCCACACtcgctctttcaccttcaaggtAGAAGAAGAGGATGACGCGGAGCATGTGCTGGCTTTGACCATG CTCTGCCTCACCGAGGGGGCCAAAGATGAGTGTAATGTGGTAGAAGTCGTGGCACGGAACCATGACCACCAGGAGATCGCAGTCCCTGTGGCCAACCTCAAGTTGTCCTGCCAACCCATG CTCAGTTTGGATGACTTCCAGCTCCAGCCACCTGTAACCTTCCGCCTGAAGTCAGGTTCTGGCCCTGTGCGCATCACTGGGCGGCACCAGATTG TTACTATAAGCAATGATCTTTCTGAGGAAGAGAGCGAAGAAGACGGGAGTGAGGAGGAGGAAGCTGAGTTGTGTCCTGTCCTTCCTGCCAAGAAGCTGGGGCGCAGGCTCTAA
- the NPM3 gene encoding nucleoplasmin-3 isoform X2 — translation MAAGAAAALTFLDQESRVRAGGVGSLQVPAPVTMDSFFFGCELSGHTRSFTFKVEEEDDAEHVLALTMLCLTEGAKDECNVVEVVARNHDHQEIAVPVANLKLSCQPMLSLDDFQLQPPVTFRLKSGSGPVRITGRHQIESEEDGSEEEEAELCPVLPAKKLGRRL, via the exons ATGGCAGCTGGCGCAGCGGCCGCCTTGACGTTTTTGGATCAGGAGAGCCGAGTCCGAGCTGGGGGGGTAGGCAGTCTGCAAGTCCCGGCCCCGGTCACCATGGACAGTTTCTTTTTCG GCTGTGAGCTCTCAGGCCACACtcgctctttcaccttcaaggtAGAAGAAGAGGATGACGCGGAGCATGTGCTGGCTTTGACCATG CTCTGCCTCACCGAGGGGGCCAAAGATGAGTGTAATGTGGTAGAAGTCGTGGCACGGAACCATGACCACCAGGAGATCGCAGTCCCTGTGGCCAACCTCAAGTTGTCCTGCCAACCCATG CTCAGTTTGGATGACTTCCAGCTCCAGCCACCTGTAACCTTCCGCCTGAAGTCAGGTTCTGGCCCTGTGCGCATCACTGGGCGGCACCAGATTG AGAGCGAAGAAGACGGGAGTGAGGAGGAGGAAGCTGAGTTGTGTCCTGTCCTTCCTGCCAAGAAGCTGGGGCGCAGGCTCTAA
- the NPM3 gene encoding nucleoplasmin-3 isoform X3, with protein sequence MAAGAAAALTFLDQESRVRAGGVEEEDDAEHVLALTMLCLTEGAKDECNVVEVVARNHDHQEIAVPVANLKLSCQPMLSLDDFQLQPPVTFRLKSGSGPVRITGRHQIVTISNDLSEEESEEDGSEEEEAELCPVLPAKKLGRRL encoded by the exons ATGGCAGCTGGCGCAGCGGCCGCCTTGACGTTTTTGGATCAGGAGAGCCGAGTCCGAGCTGGGGGG gtAGAAGAAGAGGATGACGCGGAGCATGTGCTGGCTTTGACCATG CTCTGCCTCACCGAGGGGGCCAAAGATGAGTGTAATGTGGTAGAAGTCGTGGCACGGAACCATGACCACCAGGAGATCGCAGTCCCTGTGGCCAACCTCAAGTTGTCCTGCCAACCCATG CTCAGTTTGGATGACTTCCAGCTCCAGCCACCTGTAACCTTCCGCCTGAAGTCAGGTTCTGGCCCTGTGCGCATCACTGGGCGGCACCAGATTG TTACTATAAGCAATGATCTTTCTGAGGAAGAGAGCGAAGAAGACGGGAGTGAGGAGGAGGAAGCTGAGTTGTGTCCTGTCCTTCCTGCCAAGAAGCTGGGGCGCAGGCTCTAA